One window of the Granulicella arctica genome contains the following:
- a CDS encoding TonB-dependent receptor yields the protein MYRPSRFSLVALFAALILIFAPGLVAQGTSGSVTGTITDVTTALVPGATVQIANSVTGYTRTTTADANGQYHFFNVPFNTYRITVTSAGFQSTSISITVNSVVPLNSLIKLDVQGSNTSVTVIDTGSDLVENDSTFHTDIDRSIIDKLPLESASSSLSSLVTLASPGVSADSNGLFHGLGDHAENSFSVDGQPITDQQSKVFSNQLPSEAVQSLEVIDGAPPAEYGDKTSLIIKVTTRSGQGVLKPTGSLNFAYGTFGSTNAGGQLAYGGQNWGNFTSVSGLNTGRFLDPNEFVVLHDKGNQLNLFDRVDFQFNDKDSIHTNLQYTRSWFQTPNAFDNLNVGVVDPLQGNLVGQTDQRSKIQTFDIAPTYTRVLSDAAVFNFAPFIRRDGFNYYPSKNAFADLGPIQQETVGQQRSLTNAGVHSDVSYVKGIHNIKVGGVYEQTFLRENDQIGLVDPAINAPCLNADGSPNPTSTTATCAPTHINPAYNPVLAPYDLTRGGGTYSYHGQTDVKQLALYAQDQITVGNWLFNVGIRGDFYNGLAIQRQAEPRVGGSYNVKKTGTVLRVSYARSMETPFNENLVLSTNGCLDPVIQGVFQTLGSCVAAPFNPGFRNEFHAGLQQAFGKHLVFSGDYIWKYTHNAYDFSVLGSTPITFPIEWHNSKIPGFAARVSVPETHGLSAFIVFSSVAARFFNPQVGGVGATPGVVGSTLPFRIDHDEKFNQTTHLQYNLPFRKTMWIGYNWRFDSGQVAGSVPCYNITGSNTGCGGTSITLPNGQPGIQLSQLTPDQQFQAGLTCDGVKATPTSGFASCDATGLTSNLVKIPTINSENDDTNPPRIAPRNLFDLAMGEDNLFHTDKRRVGLRVTAVNLANNYALYNFLSTFSGTHYVSPRTVTGELTYNF from the coding sequence ATGTACCGACCGTCCAGATTTAGCCTCGTAGCCCTCTTCGCCGCACTCATTCTCATATTCGCCCCGGGCCTCGTCGCGCAGGGAACCTCCGGCAGCGTCACCGGAACCATCACCGACGTCACCACCGCCCTCGTCCCCGGGGCCACCGTCCAGATCGCCAACTCCGTCACCGGCTACACCCGCACCACCACCGCCGACGCCAACGGCCAGTATCACTTCTTCAACGTCCCCTTCAATACCTACCGCATTACCGTCACGAGTGCCGGGTTCCAGTCCACCAGCATCAGCATCACCGTTAACTCCGTCGTTCCCCTCAACTCGCTCATCAAGCTGGACGTGCAGGGCAGCAACACCAGCGTCACCGTCATCGACACCGGCTCCGACCTTGTCGAGAACGACTCCACCTTTCACACCGACATCGATCGTTCCATCATCGACAAGCTCCCGCTTGAGAGCGCCTCCTCCTCGCTCAGCTCCCTCGTCACCCTCGCTTCACCCGGCGTCTCAGCCGATTCAAACGGTCTCTTCCACGGCCTCGGCGACCATGCCGAAAACTCCTTCTCCGTCGACGGCCAGCCCATCACCGACCAGCAAAGCAAGGTCTTCTCGAACCAGCTTCCCTCCGAGGCCGTCCAGTCCCTCGAAGTCATCGACGGCGCACCACCGGCCGAGTACGGCGACAAGACCAGCCTCATCATCAAGGTCACCACCCGTTCCGGCCAGGGCGTCCTCAAGCCAACCGGCAGCCTCAACTTCGCCTACGGAACCTTCGGCTCCACCAACGCCGGTGGCCAGCTAGCCTACGGCGGACAAAACTGGGGCAACTTCACCTCGGTCAGCGGCCTCAACACGGGTCGCTTCCTCGACCCCAATGAGTTCGTCGTCCTCCACGACAAGGGCAATCAGCTCAACCTCTTCGATCGCGTCGATTTCCAGTTCAACGACAAGGATTCCATCCACACTAACCTCCAGTACACCCGCTCCTGGTTCCAGACCCCCAACGCCTTCGATAACCTGAACGTCGGCGTAGTCGATCCCCTGCAAGGAAACCTCGTCGGCCAGACCGATCAGCGCTCCAAGATCCAGACCTTCGACATCGCCCCCACCTACACCCGCGTCCTCTCCGACGCGGCCGTCTTCAACTTCGCTCCCTTCATCCGCCGCGACGGCTTCAACTACTACCCCAGCAAAAACGCCTTCGCCGACCTCGGCCCCATCCAGCAGGAGACCGTCGGCCAGCAGCGCTCCCTCACCAACGCCGGCGTCCACTCCGATGTCTCCTACGTCAAGGGCATCCACAACATCAAGGTCGGCGGCGTCTACGAGCAGACCTTCCTGCGCGAGAACGACCAGATTGGCCTCGTCGATCCCGCCATTAACGCGCCCTGCCTCAACGCCGACGGCTCCCCCAACCCCACCAGCACCACCGCCACCTGCGCGCCCACACACATCAACCCGGCCTACAACCCCGTCCTCGCGCCCTACGATCTCACCCGTGGCGGCGGCACCTACAGCTACCACGGTCAGACCGACGTCAAGCAGCTGGCCCTCTACGCGCAAGACCAGATCACCGTCGGGAACTGGCTCTTCAACGTCGGCATCCGCGGAGACTTCTACAACGGTCTCGCCATCCAGCGTCAGGCTGAGCCCCGCGTCGGAGGCTCTTACAACGTCAAGAAGACCGGCACCGTCCTCCGCGTCTCCTACGCCCGCAGCATGGAAACCCCCTTCAACGAGAACCTTGTCCTCTCCACCAACGGCTGCCTCGACCCCGTCATTCAGGGTGTCTTCCAGACCCTCGGCTCCTGCGTTGCCGCACCCTTCAACCCCGGCTTCCGCAACGAGTTCCACGCTGGCCTCCAGCAGGCCTTCGGCAAGCACCTTGTCTTCAGTGGCGACTACATCTGGAAATACACCCACAACGCCTACGACTTCTCTGTCCTCGGCAGCACCCCCATCACCTTCCCCATCGAGTGGCATAACTCCAAAATTCCCGGCTTTGCCGCCCGCGTCAGCGTTCCCGAAACCCACGGCCTCAGCGCCTTCATTGTCTTCTCCTCCGTCGCCGCGCGCTTCTTCAACCCGCAGGTCGGCGGCGTAGGCGCAACCCCCGGCGTAGTCGGCTCCACCCTGCCCTTCCGCATCGACCACGACGAGAAGTTCAATCAGACCACCCACCTCCAGTACAACCTGCCCTTCCGCAAGACCATGTGGATCGGCTACAACTGGCGCTTCGACTCCGGTCAGGTCGCCGGATCGGTTCCCTGCTACAACATCACCGGCAGCAATACCGGCTGCGGTGGAACCTCGATCACCCTCCCCAACGGTCAGCCAGGCATCCAGCTCAGCCAGCTCACGCCCGACCAGCAGTTCCAGGCTGGTCTCACCTGCGACGGCGTCAAGGCGACTCCAACCTCAGGCTTCGCCTCCTGCGACGCGACGGGCCTGACCTCCAATCTCGTCAAAATCCCCACCATCAACAGTGAGAACGACGACACCAACCCGCCCCGCATCGCACCCCGCAACCTCTTTGACCTCGCCATGGGTGAAGACAACCTCTTCCACACGGATAAACGTCGCGTCGGACTTCGCGTGACAGCGGTCAACCTCGCCAATAACTACGCTCTCTACAACTTCCTATCAACCTTTTCGGGAACCCACTACGTCTCCCCAAGAACCGTGACCGGCGAACTCACCTACAACTTCTAA
- the cysS gene encoding cysteine--tRNA ligase: protein MELFNTLSGTIEALTPVGAPALRMYACGPTVYDYGHIGNFRTFLHVDVLRRFLRQQGMAIEHVMNVTDVDDKIIRNAGNAGQPIAEYTAKFERAFFEDMDALGVERPEQIAHATEAIPEMVTLIEKLAAKDIAYQTEDGSWYFRLSRFPEYGKLSKKDLENIEDGARVDVDEYEKDAARDFALWKAVKGAEPSWDTSIGKGRPGWHIECSAMAMKFLGDSFDLHAGGEDLMFPHHENEIAQSESASGKTFARHWMHVRFLLVEGKKMSKSEGNFYTLRDLLLKGYRASAIRFLLISVPYRHQMNFTFDGLTESTNAVDRLRTFDQRMKKGGFPEGLDPEIAAATAKASTDYTASLANDLNTAEARAAIFDLVRAANSAADSGTLRAGNVVEILKALALFDGVFAVLEDRDAEITRAALTWAEAEGRIEEADASLVETLAFGDADIDALVAERTQAKKTRNFARADSIRNELLAKGIMLEDGKDGVRWKRK, encoded by the coding sequence ATGGAACTCTTCAATACTCTCAGTGGAACGATTGAGGCGCTTACGCCTGTTGGTGCTCCTGCGCTACGCATGTATGCGTGTGGACCGACGGTCTATGACTATGGGCATATCGGGAACTTCCGGACGTTTCTGCATGTGGATGTGCTGCGTCGCTTTCTGCGGCAGCAGGGAATGGCGATCGAGCATGTGATGAACGTGACCGATGTGGATGACAAGATCATCCGCAATGCAGGGAACGCGGGACAGCCGATCGCGGAGTATACGGCGAAGTTCGAGAGGGCGTTCTTCGAGGATATGGACGCGCTTGGAGTCGAACGACCGGAGCAGATTGCTCATGCGACTGAGGCGATTCCAGAGATGGTGACGCTGATCGAGAAGCTGGCGGCAAAGGATATTGCGTATCAGACGGAGGATGGAAGCTGGTATTTCCGGCTGAGCCGTTTTCCGGAGTACGGGAAGCTGTCGAAGAAGGACCTTGAGAATATTGAGGACGGCGCTCGTGTCGATGTGGACGAGTACGAGAAGGATGCGGCGCGAGACTTTGCGTTGTGGAAGGCCGTGAAAGGCGCGGAGCCGAGTTGGGATACGTCGATTGGCAAGGGTCGTCCTGGATGGCACATCGAGTGTTCGGCGATGGCGATGAAGTTCCTTGGGGACTCGTTCGACCTGCATGCGGGCGGCGAAGACCTGATGTTTCCGCACCATGAGAACGAGATTGCACAGTCGGAGTCGGCTTCGGGCAAGACCTTCGCGCGGCACTGGATGCATGTGCGCTTCCTGCTGGTTGAGGGGAAGAAGATGTCGAAGTCGGAGGGCAACTTCTATACGCTGCGCGACCTGCTGCTGAAGGGTTATCGCGCTTCGGCGATTCGGTTCCTGCTGATTTCGGTTCCATATCGACACCAGATGAACTTCACGTTCGATGGATTGACTGAGTCGACGAACGCTGTGGATCGGTTGCGGACGTTTGACCAGCGGATGAAGAAGGGCGGCTTTCCGGAGGGACTTGATCCGGAGATTGCTGCGGCTACGGCGAAGGCTTCGACGGACTATACGGCTTCGCTGGCGAACGATCTGAATACGGCTGAGGCGCGAGCGGCGATCTTCGATTTGGTGCGCGCAGCCAATTCGGCTGCGGATTCAGGGACGCTGCGAGCTGGGAATGTGGTGGAGATTCTGAAGGCGCTGGCGCTGTTTGACGGCGTGTTTGCGGTGCTGGAGGATCGAGATGCAGAGATTACACGCGCGGCGCTGACGTGGGCTGAGGCGGAAGGTCGGATCGAAGAGGCGGATGCTTCGCTGGTCGAGACGCTGGCGTTCGGCGATGCGGATATTGACGCGCTGGTTGCGGAGCGGACGCAGGCCAAGAAGACACGGAACTTCGCCCGTGCAGATTCCATACGGAACGAACTGCTGGCTAAGGGTATTATGCTCGAGGACGGCAAGGACGGTGTTCGATGGAAGCGAAAGTAA
- a CDS encoding MerC domain-containing protein, with amino-acid sequence MHVARFRSHADVAGATASTICLIHCLLTPVVISLFPDIIPYLPGDTSFHRLLAVAIVLIGLAGFIPGYLTHRRKPLLALVATGIALILAVAWTGEGLNRTLELALSVSGSLLLVVAHLVNRSFCRQCRSCSNPTQPCTTTSIR; translated from the coding sequence ATCCACGTAGCGCGATTCCGCAGCCACGCCGACGTCGCAGGCGCAACAGCCTCCACAATCTGCCTGATCCATTGCCTGTTGACGCCCGTCGTCATCAGCCTCTTTCCGGACATAATCCCCTACCTGCCCGGCGATACCTCGTTCCATCGCCTGCTCGCCGTGGCTATAGTTCTGATCGGACTGGCCGGTTTCATCCCCGGCTATCTCACCCACCGTCGCAAGCCACTCCTCGCGCTGGTAGCCACTGGCATCGCCCTCATTCTCGCCGTAGCTTGGACCGGCGAAGGCCTCAACCGCACACTCGAGCTAGCCCTAAGCGTAAGCGGCTCCTTGCTCCTCGTCGTCGCCCACCTGGTCAACCGGAGCTTCTGCCGTCAGTGCCGCTCCTGCAGCAACCCCACCCAACCCTGCACCACCACCTCAATCAGGTAG